A single window of Oreochromis aureus strain Israel breed Guangdong linkage group 5, ZZ_aureus, whole genome shotgun sequence DNA harbors:
- the LOC116310173 gene encoding odorant receptor 131-2-like, producing MDTCGFIGQLKNLSNTAMNLTTVVYRDSLNIAIVKNVITVVLCIAIIYFNGTLVHTFKKHEVFNTNPRYILYIHLVINDILLLIMFTLFQVLSYTIFTLHVSLCIILLVIAIISTLNNPLTLAVMAVECYVAICFPLQHSQICTVKNVTVVITVIWVLSSLSILPDLFTILATESRDFFHSRVFCLWNTIFRLPELEKKRDISNIVFLVIVWLTLVYTYFRILFTAQAAAANARKARNTVLLHGFQLLLCMLTYVYDLLLNGLTSLFPSGVLTIRYTISILVHVVPRIISPIVYGIRDKMFRKYLKKYWFHTKNANALVHR from the exons ATGGACACGTGCGG GTTTATAGGCCAACTCAAGAACCTTTCAAATACTGCCATGAATTTGACAACAGTTGTGTATCGGGACTCGTTAAACATAGCTATTGTCAAGAATGTGATAACTGTGGTCCTCTGTATCGCCATCATCTACTTCAACGGCACCTTGGTGCACACATTCAAAAAACACGAG GTTTTCAACACAAATCCTCGTTACATCCTGTACATTCATCTGGTAATCAATGATATCCTCCTGCTCATCATGTTCACCCTCTTTCAAGTTCTCAGTTACACCATATTCACTCTTCATGTGTCTTTATGTATTATTTTGCTAGTGATTGCCATAATTTCCACCCTTAACAATCCCCTGACCCTCGCTGTGATGGCAGTAGAGTGTTATGTTGCTATATGCTTCCCTCTCCAGCACTCACAGATCTGTACAGTCAAAAATGTAACTGTTGTGATCACAGTGATATGGGTGCTAAGTTCACTTTCAATTCTGCCAGATTTATTCACCATCTTGGCCACAGAATCCAGAGATTTCTTTCATTCAAGAGTTTTCTGCCTTTGGAACACAATTTTCAGACTTCCTGAGCTAGAAAAGAAGAGAGACATATCCAACATTGTATTTCTGGTTATTGTTTGGCTCACCCTTGTCTACACATATTTCAGAATCCTTTTCACTGCACAGGCAGCTGCTGCAAACGCCAGGAAAGCAAGAAACACTGTACTGCTGCATGGcttccagctgctgctgtgcaTGCTCACCTACGTGTATGATTTGCTGCTGAATGGTTTGACATCCTTGTTTCCAAGTGGAGTACTGACTATTCGCTACACAATCTCAATACTAGTACATGTTGTGCCTCGAATCATCAGTCCAATTGTTTATGGGATACGAGATAAGATGTTCAGAAAGTACCTGAAAAAATACTGGTTTCATACAAAAAATGCTAATGCTCTTGTACACAGGTAA